A portion of the Simkania negevensis Z genome contains these proteins:
- a CDS encoding IS5 family transposase, translating into MRKRNWHKYNRDLVKRGSITFFIDPNALTEKPEENKRGRPRLFSLPLIYLLLVLKIQYRLTYRTLEGFAKSILPHIEPDVFLPTYSLICKRASYMEALLPKLSSRRPKVVLLDTTGIKVYGEGEWKVKMHGASKRRKWVKLHIAIDENTQEIIHFEITKGHEADCKIGPKIIEKLPKPVETVIADGGYDTKRCREAINQIGAKDLIPPRKNSLLSPFMTRRNNALREIKGLGGDQLAREIWGKLTRYSRRALAETSFSRLKRLYGERFFSKKIETQKIEGHIKCKMLNQMLLIT; encoded by the coding sequence ATGCGTAAACGCAATTGGCACAAGTATAATCGAGACTTAGTAAAAAGAGGAAGTATAACTTTTTTCATCGATCCAAATGCGTTAACTGAAAAGCCAGAGGAAAACAAACGAGGTCGACCTCGTTTGTTTTCCCTTCCACTCATCTATCTCCTTCTTGTCTTAAAGATACAATATCGCCTTACCTATAGAACTCTCGAGGGTTTTGCCAAATCAATCCTTCCACATATAGAACCTGATGTTTTTCTTCCGACCTACTCTCTGATCTGCAAAAGAGCTTCCTACATGGAAGCTCTTTTGCCCAAGCTCTCTTCTAGAAGACCTAAAGTGGTGCTGTTAGATACTACAGGGATCAAAGTCTATGGGGAGGGAGAATGGAAAGTGAAAATGCATGGAGCCTCAAAGAGGAGAAAATGGGTTAAATTGCACATCGCTATTGATGAAAACACTCAAGAAATTATCCACTTTGAAATCACAAAAGGGCATGAAGCTGACTGCAAAATAGGCCCGAAAATCATAGAGAAGCTCCCTAAACCCGTTGAGACCGTCATAGCAGATGGAGGATACGACACAAAAAGATGCAGGGAGGCCATCAATCAAATAGGAGCGAAAGACCTTATTCCGCCTAGAAAAAACAGCCTATTATCTCCTTTTATGACAAGAAGGAACAACGCCTTACGCGAAATAAAAGGACTGGGAGGAGATCAGCTAGCGCGAGAAATCTGGGGAAAACTGACAAGATACTCAAGAAGGGCATTAGCAGAGACAAGCTTCTCAAGATTAAAGCGACTGTATGGGGAAAGGTTTTTCTCAAAGAAAATAGAAACTCAAAAAATCGAAGGTCATATTAAATGCAAAATGCTGAATCAAATGCTTCTGATAACTTAA
- a CDS encoding Lpg1974 family pore-forming outer membrane protein, with amino-acid sequence MKKLWTLLLLPYAIFSASLEERVSMLEQEMGQVSTETANQTFGANFVPTNFQKGWIGLFIQGDILYWHPKVGGTEYAYKFIGNALKLPQSNDTDDHSFNWGWGARAALGITFPGIGWEFVGTGTWYSTSQTDTQTAGLPTILINLKGAFLAPSSKARSCYDLSYDEFLVELRRTYSISRFLSTYTSIGAKRNWIDQDQRLHYTVAPNQIYKVKDLCDFEGTGARLAFGTQWHLIYGLSFLMNGGGSLLYGKYEVKHTEILTPMSSIHLHGNTHLFSPQVDFSLGLGWDLYTKGYHFGISLNYEALYLWRQNQALQLDDTVQNRLQVVRYADDITFYGVTFKAKLEF; translated from the coding sequence ATGAAAAAACTTTGGACTTTACTCTTGCTTCCCTATGCTATCTTTAGCGCAAGTCTTGAGGAACGGGTTTCCATGCTCGAACAAGAAATGGGGCAGGTTTCAACCGAAACAGCCAACCAAACTTTTGGGGCCAACTTTGTTCCTACCAACTTTCAAAAAGGATGGATAGGCCTCTTTATTCAAGGAGACATTCTCTACTGGCATCCCAAGGTTGGTGGCACCGAATACGCCTACAAGTTTATCGGTAACGCCCTTAAACTTCCCCAATCAAACGACACAGATGACCACAGTTTCAATTGGGGCTGGGGTGCTCGTGCTGCCCTTGGAATCACTTTCCCTGGCATTGGATGGGAGTTTGTTGGCACTGGAACTTGGTATTCAACGAGTCAAACTGACACACAAACAGCAGGACTTCCCACCATCCTCATCAATCTCAAAGGAGCCTTTTTAGCTCCCTCAAGTAAAGCCCGCTCTTGCTATGATCTTTCCTATGATGAGTTCCTTGTTGAACTCCGTCGGACTTACTCTATCAGCCGCTTTTTAAGCACCTACACTTCGATCGGAGCAAAACGAAACTGGATCGACCAAGACCAGCGTCTCCATTACACTGTCGCCCCCAATCAAATCTACAAAGTGAAAGATCTCTGTGATTTTGAAGGGACCGGAGCCCGTCTTGCTTTTGGTACCCAATGGCATCTCATTTATGGCCTTAGTTTTCTCATGAATGGTGGTGGATCACTCCTCTATGGCAAATATGAGGTCAAACACACCGAAATTCTTACACCAATGAGCTCCATCCACCTTCATGGCAACACTCATCTCTTTTCACCCCAAGTTGACTTTTCCCTCGGCTTAGGCTGGGATCTTTACACGAAAGGCTATCACTTTGGTATCTCCTTAAACTACGAAGCACTGTATCTTTGGCGCCAAAATCAAGCTCTTCAACTTGATGATACTGTGCAAAATCGTCTTCAAGTTGTCCGCTATGCCGACGATATCACTTTTTACGGTGTCACTTTCAAAGCAAAGCTCGAGTTTTAA
- a CDS encoding Lpg1974 family pore-forming outer membrane protein, translating to MKKFLLLLFLSTASLFAENVLQFLEESEERKFWCFQDRQEMIEVEASLLYFTSTLSSPFSNELLLLNAALFPEFTDILDLKTASVDPEYNAGFQTELRYHIPSSNHLLIGSYRYVHNNADGTLKRNTITNSPDGMVQQNTQNDRGNEHFHLHTADLLLRHIYNVTKTALFYISAGLCFNDIHYYFNFHNNDQILNSNIAAPAVTPTSTSLDLSGHRKTRIWGLGPKIAFGFEYNFLPLNWPHKFNFDVGFEFSMQFSKKWGRGKFQGQGTQVGNITYSTNFIRIWEDSPEFALLPNLNLDTKLEYQYCCSKTVILGLTVGYRILTFWDIYDLNREINYRMEKSQPVLAAQLREKDSIGFSGPYLSISFSY from the coding sequence ATGAAAAAATTTCTACTTCTTCTTTTCCTTTCTACTGCGTCCCTCTTTGCCGAAAATGTCTTGCAATTTCTCGAAGAATCGGAAGAGCGGAAGTTTTGGTGCTTTCAAGATCGGCAAGAAATGATCGAAGTAGAAGCTTCTCTGCTTTACTTCACCTCAACGCTCAGCTCTCCTTTTTCAAACGAACTTCTCCTCTTGAATGCTGCTCTTTTCCCTGAATTCACCGACATCCTCGACCTTAAAACTGCTTCCGTCGATCCCGAATACAATGCAGGTTTTCAAACCGAGCTCCGTTACCATATCCCTTCCTCTAACCATCTTCTTATCGGGAGCTACCGCTACGTTCATAACAACGCCGATGGCACCCTTAAACGAAACACTATCACTAACTCTCCTGACGGAATGGTCCAACAAAATACCCAAAACGACCGTGGAAACGAGCACTTCCACCTGCACACAGCCGACCTTCTTCTGCGTCATATTTACAACGTCACTAAAACAGCCCTTTTCTATATCTCTGCCGGCCTTTGTTTCAACGACATCCACTACTACTTCAACTTTCACAACAATGATCAAATTCTGAATTCCAATATCGCTGCGCCGGCCGTCACTCCCACTTCTACCAGTCTCGATCTTAGCGGCCATCGCAAAACCCGGATCTGGGGCCTTGGTCCAAAGATCGCTTTTGGTTTCGAGTATAACTTCCTCCCTCTGAATTGGCCTCACAAGTTCAACTTCGATGTCGGTTTTGAGTTTTCCATGCAGTTTTCTAAAAAGTGGGGACGTGGCAAATTCCAAGGCCAAGGCACTCAAGTTGGAAACATCACTTACTCAACCAATTTCATCCGTATCTGGGAAGACTCTCCAGAGTTTGCCCTTCTTCCCAACCTCAACCTCGATACCAAACTCGAATATCAGTATTGCTGTAGTAAAACCGTTATCCTTGGCTTGACAGTGGGCTACCGGATCTTGACATTCTGGGATATTTACGATCTCAATCGGGAAATCAACTACCGGATGGAAAAATCCCAACCTGTTCTCGCGGCTCAACTCCGAGAGAAAGACTCTATTGGCTTTTCAGGTCCCTATCTTTCTATAAGTTTTTCTTACTAA
- a CDS encoding amino acid aminotransferase has translation MSILEHVEALPPDPIFGLGAIIKKDPREHKVDLTVGIYHNENLQTVTMEAVKEAEKRLLTSEKNKAYLPMGGKEDFVQASRELVFGETFAKSECKRFMGVQSLGGTSALRIGGEILSAEVSKQIYMSDPTWPNHPSIFKACGMEIKKYPYYNDVNHTIDFDRMLDSLAKAPERSVILLHTCCHNPTGCDLEKEQWKELSTFMLKHKLVPFFDFAYQGFAQGVEEDAWPIHHFAGMGHELFVAHSFSKFFGLYGERTGALHVLVKDEGTAKRSSTVLKQVIRESFSNPPRHGASLVALIMHDEELKKMWLDELTGMRKRINEMRGEFVDALELKVGANKFGFLKNRHGLFSMLGLKNEIVDQLTQKYGLYLTQSGRINLSGLNRKNIAYVVDAIVDIVNLK, from the coding sequence ATGAGTATCTTAGAGCATGTCGAAGCCCTCCCACCAGATCCGATTTTTGGTTTGGGGGCAATCATCAAAAAAGACCCAAGAGAGCATAAAGTCGATTTGACAGTTGGGATCTATCACAATGAAAATTTACAAACTGTTACGATGGAAGCCGTGAAGGAAGCGGAAAAGCGGCTGCTTACGTCCGAGAAAAATAAAGCCTATCTTCCGATGGGGGGCAAGGAAGATTTTGTTCAAGCAAGTCGAGAACTTGTGTTTGGAGAAACATTTGCAAAAAGTGAATGCAAGCGTTTTATGGGGGTGCAAAGTTTAGGCGGGACAAGTGCTCTCCGAATCGGTGGTGAAATCTTAAGTGCGGAAGTGTCCAAGCAAATTTACATGTCGGATCCTACTTGGCCGAATCATCCAAGCATTTTTAAAGCGTGCGGAATGGAAATCAAGAAATACCCTTATTACAACGACGTAAACCATACGATTGATTTCGACCGGATGCTGGACTCTCTTGCAAAAGCGCCAGAGCGAAGTGTGATTTTACTCCACACGTGTTGTCACAATCCCACAGGATGTGATTTAGAAAAAGAGCAATGGAAAGAACTTTCCACATTCATGCTGAAGCATAAGCTTGTTCCTTTTTTCGATTTTGCATACCAAGGATTTGCTCAAGGAGTTGAAGAAGATGCATGGCCAATTCATCACTTTGCAGGAATGGGTCATGAGCTCTTTGTGGCGCATTCGTTTTCAAAGTTTTTTGGCCTTTATGGAGAGCGAACAGGAGCATTGCATGTTCTTGTAAAAGATGAGGGAACAGCGAAACGAAGTTCGACAGTTTTAAAGCAAGTGATTCGGGAATCTTTTTCAAATCCTCCACGGCATGGAGCAAGTTTAGTTGCGCTTATTATGCACGATGAAGAGCTGAAAAAGATGTGGCTTGATGAACTCACAGGTATGCGCAAGCGAATTAATGAAATGCGTGGGGAATTTGTCGATGCACTTGAGCTCAAAGTAGGAGCAAACAAATTTGGTTTTTTAAAAAACAGACACGGCTTATTCTCAATGCTAGGTTTAAAAAACGAAATTGTTGACCAACTTACTCAGAAATACGGTTTGTATTTAACCCAAAGCGGTCGGATTAATTTGTCTGGATTGAATCGAAAAAACATTGCGTATGTTGTCGATGCAATTGTAGACATTGTCAATCTCAAATGA
- a CDS encoding rod shape-determining protein MreC: MKRKSYRPYVLLSLLLFGCLNLPSFIVTPIRLGAVSISHPLWKKMFILSQSFALVPSVSKEFHDEHQRQLEAENGKLMRQNEQLKKRLLSDDRIESHYKNLKNEVSDPFFVRRQTHLKTRLELEAKSLYAQVIYRQPSAWSSSLWVDVGRRDNEALGFTVVGVNSPVLSGGHLIGIIEDVGEKQSRVRLVTDSSLVVSVRVVRGLTQKHEMLQLVDKLSLALALQGERLLSTEEEQILGEKLNGLKESLQKDAGTKYLAKGELFGTSSPLWRSRSPVLKGVGFNYDFEDAEGPARELRTGKPYSHLIQDRGIALIQEGDLLVTTGFDGIFPADLPVAFVSKVEPLKEGETSYSIEAKLCASEIEDISSVVILPSLEVMREER, from the coding sequence ATGAAACGAAAAAGCTATCGCCCTTATGTTCTTCTCTCTCTTCTTTTATTCGGGTGCTTGAATCTTCCCTCATTTATTGTCACTCCAATTCGATTAGGAGCTGTGAGCATCAGTCATCCTCTTTGGAAAAAAATGTTCATCCTCAGTCAATCCTTTGCTCTTGTGCCAAGCGTGAGCAAGGAATTTCATGATGAGCACCAGCGACAGCTCGAAGCTGAAAATGGCAAATTAATGCGTCAAAATGAGCAGCTGAAAAAGCGATTGCTTTCAGATGATCGGATCGAATCTCATTATAAAAATCTTAAGAATGAAGTGTCGGATCCGTTTTTTGTGAGGCGCCAAACGCATTTAAAAACGCGGCTTGAACTCGAAGCTAAATCCCTTTATGCCCAGGTGATTTATCGTCAGCCTTCTGCATGGAGTAGTTCTCTTTGGGTTGATGTGGGGAGGCGAGATAATGAAGCGCTTGGGTTTACAGTTGTGGGCGTGAACAGTCCTGTCTTATCAGGAGGGCATCTCATCGGCATTATCGAAGATGTCGGCGAAAAACAAAGTCGGGTTCGACTTGTAACCGATTCTTCTCTTGTGGTATCTGTTCGTGTAGTACGAGGCCTAACACAAAAACATGAGATGTTGCAACTGGTCGACAAGCTTTCTTTAGCACTCGCCCTGCAAGGGGAGAGATTACTCTCCACGGAAGAAGAGCAAATCCTTGGAGAAAAACTAAACGGACTAAAAGAAAGCCTTCAGAAGGATGCGGGAACAAAATATTTGGCAAAAGGAGAGCTTTTTGGAACGAGTTCCCCCCTTTGGCGCTCCCGGTCTCCCGTATTGAAAGGTGTGGGTTTTAATTATGACTTTGAAGATGCGGAAGGGCCCGCCAGAGAACTTCGCACCGGAAAACCGTATAGTCATTTGATTCAAGATAGAGGCATCGCACTGATTCAAGAAGGAGACCTACTTGTTACAACAGGGTTTGATGGGATTTTTCCTGCAGATCTTCCAGTAGCCTTTGTTTCCAAGGTAGAACCATTGAAAGAAGGAGAAACCTCTTACTCGATTGAAGCAAAACTTTGCGCAAGTGAAATTGAAGACATTTCGTCTGTTGTGATATTGCCCTCTTTAGAAGTGATGCGAGAGGAGCGTTAA
- a CDS encoding ABC transporter ATP-binding protein, with translation MIVFENVSKRISKKKYAVENLSFQVNEGETLVLLGKSGCGKSTTLKMINRLVDPGEGTIYVQGENILKQDLVELRRKIGYAVQEISLFPHMTVEENIGIIPKLLKWPESQIEERVDHLLTIFGMDPKIVRKLYPRRLSGGQQQRVGVARALAADPPILLMDEPFGALDPITREQAQNEFRELSSKINKTVIFVTHDLFEAVAIGDRIALMDEGKLLQIATPREFIAQPPTSFADQFVGKHRFQLSLLTKPIFEYVEKGAQDEMIPELKRLDMQSSFYDALNLFRETRQKSLPVFTDSLYQGELKKEKLLDEVLELLMETPQDRSGN, from the coding sequence ATGATCGTTTTTGAAAATGTTTCTAAACGGATCTCGAAAAAAAAATATGCAGTAGAAAATTTATCTTTTCAGGTGAATGAAGGTGAAACCCTCGTTTTGCTAGGCAAGAGTGGGTGCGGGAAATCTACAACTCTTAAAATGATCAATCGCCTTGTCGATCCGGGTGAAGGGACGATTTATGTACAGGGAGAGAACATCCTTAAGCAAGATCTAGTTGAACTTCGACGAAAAATTGGATATGCCGTTCAAGAAATTAGCCTGTTTCCTCACATGACAGTTGAAGAGAACATCGGGATTATTCCCAAACTTCTCAAATGGCCTGAAAGTCAAATTGAAGAGAGGGTAGACCATCTTTTGACCATCTTTGGAATGGATCCCAAAATTGTGCGCAAACTTTATCCAAGAAGATTGAGCGGCGGGCAACAACAACGGGTGGGAGTTGCGCGGGCATTGGCTGCAGACCCCCCTATTTTACTCATGGACGAACCTTTTGGAGCTTTAGATCCCATCACACGGGAACAAGCACAAAATGAGTTTCGGGAGCTCTCATCGAAAATTAATAAAACAGTGATTTTTGTGACGCATGACTTATTCGAAGCGGTTGCAATTGGAGACCGCATTGCACTGATGGATGAAGGTAAGCTACTGCAAATTGCAACCCCTCGTGAGTTCATTGCACAACCTCCCACATCTTTTGCCGATCAGTTTGTCGGGAAACATCGGTTTCAGCTTTCGCTCTTGACAAAGCCTATTTTTGAATATGTGGAGAAAGGAGCTCAAGATGAAATGATACCAGAACTCAAGCGGCTTGACATGCAAAGCTCTTTTTATGACGCCCTAAATCTTTTTCGAGAGACAAGGCAAAAAAGTCTTCCTGTGTTTACAGATTCTCTGTACCAAGGTGAATTGAAAAAAGAAAAACTTCTCGATGAAGTTCTCGAACTTCTTATGGAAACGCCTCAAGATCGGAGTGGAAATTGA
- a CDS encoding ABC transporter permease produces the protein MTLLLVKIWEHLELTFISLFFAMLIAIPLGIYLTRLKSERIANGIMRFTAMIQTVPGLALIALIVVTLALVRAFLPLPTTGFLPSVVVLVLYALMPILINTYTGIKQVSSSLKMVARSMGMTYPQIFFHVELPLSLPVLLTGVRIAFVTTIGMVTLTSLVGSGGLGDLIVQGLRTIQVDLVLAGTIPAALLAIIFDIGLLKLGRYLAAHS, from the coding sequence TTGACTTTATTACTCGTCAAAATTTGGGAGCATCTAGAACTCACCTTTATTTCCCTATTTTTTGCGATGCTCATCGCGATTCCCTTAGGAATTTATCTAACTCGCCTAAAAAGTGAGCGTATAGCAAATGGGATCATGCGCTTCACAGCTATGATCCAGACTGTTCCAGGGCTTGCGCTCATAGCGCTCATCGTTGTGACACTTGCCCTTGTGCGGGCTTTTTTGCCTTTGCCAACAACCGGTTTTTTGCCTTCGGTCGTGGTCCTCGTGCTTTATGCTCTGATGCCAATTCTCATCAATACTTATACGGGTATCAAACAAGTCAGTTCGTCCCTTAAAATGGTTGCGCGAAGTATGGGGATGACTTATCCTCAGATCTTTTTTCATGTGGAATTACCTTTGTCTTTACCTGTTTTATTGACGGGGGTGCGCATTGCTTTTGTGACAACGATTGGGATGGTAACCCTTACAAGTCTAGTGGGCTCAGGAGGGCTTGGAGATTTGATTGTCCAGGGGCTACGTACCATTCAAGTCGATTTAGTATTAGCAGGGACAATCCCGGCGGCTCTATTAGCCATTATTTTTGATATCGGGTTATTAAAGCTCGGGCGTTATCTTGCAGCGCACTCTTAA
- a CDS encoding CDP-glycerol glycerophosphotransferase family protein, whose amino-acid sequence MKGSSKTNSISSENVCLVSADFSLNHLDHLAVIGYIMDAPMMCDTEFLLETIEKYYPQVKPIYIHFHQQILEHLALHHNRVFFSVAPYRKDLSPMLEAFYGKKMEFWYCPHGNSDKTLKHYEMQEHALIYGDQMENRLVDEGHIPFLKSYVRTGNVRVSFYHEFKPFYDDLVEKEIFAKFAKPQTTYLYAPTWQDLEHSSSLFDASFPLLDEVPDSINLIVKMHPWLEHHQPGHVKLIQEKYQDRPNIVILCQYPLVLPILERTDLYIGDFSSIGYDFLRYDRPMFFFDPEKRISARANDTQLHSCGTVIPPDQYKQAFHFIDNHLKQQEALSEKRKELYHYAFGEELSFESIKSALQDNARALITRYQK is encoded by the coding sequence ATGAAAGGTTCCTCGAAGACGAATTCTATCTCTTCTGAAAACGTGTGTCTTGTCTCTGCAGATTTTTCATTGAACCATTTGGATCACTTAGCAGTGATTGGTTACATCATGGATGCACCAATGATGTGTGACACCGAATTTTTGCTTGAGACAATTGAAAAATATTACCCTCAAGTCAAGCCGATTTACATCCACTTTCATCAGCAAATTTTAGAACATTTAGCTCTTCATCACAACCGGGTCTTTTTTTCTGTTGCTCCTTACAGAAAAGATCTTTCCCCTATGCTTGAAGCTTTCTACGGAAAGAAAATGGAGTTTTGGTATTGTCCCCACGGCAACTCCGATAAAACGCTCAAACATTATGAAATGCAAGAGCATGCTCTCATCTACGGCGATCAAATGGAAAACCGTCTTGTTGACGAAGGGCACATCCCTTTTCTGAAATCTTATGTGCGCACAGGAAACGTTCGCGTTTCCTTTTATCACGAATTTAAACCCTTTTACGATGACCTTGTTGAAAAAGAGATCTTCGCCAAGTTTGCCAAACCTCAAACAACATATTTATACGCCCCTACATGGCAAGATCTTGAACACTCTTCTTCTCTTTTTGACGCTTCGTTTCCTTTACTTGATGAAGTGCCTGATTCAATCAACTTGATTGTCAAAATGCATCCTTGGCTTGAGCATCACCAACCGGGACATGTGAAGCTGATTCAAGAAAAATACCAAGACCGCCCGAACATTGTGATTCTTTGCCAATACCCTCTTGTTCTCCCTATCTTAGAGCGAACTGATCTCTACATCGGTGACTTTTCTTCGATTGGGTACGACTTTCTTCGTTATGATCGTCCGATGTTTTTCTTTGATCCTGAAAAGAGAATCAGCGCCCGTGCAAACGATACCCAGCTTCATTCTTGTGGCACAGTCATTCCTCCCGATCAATACAAGCAAGCGTTTCACTTCATCGATAATCATCTTAAACAACAAGAAGCCCTATCTGAAAAAAGAAAAGAACTTTACCATTATGCATTTGGTGAAGAGCTTTCATTTGAATCGATTAAGAGTGCGCTGCAAGATAACGCCCGAGCTTTAATAACCCGATATCAAAAATAA
- a CDS encoding CDP-glycerol glycerophosphotransferase family protein has translation MNKYSCAGLIYGPHAHHLDHLAVLCILLDIPLIVSEPEIEEEANRYYPQLVTFCMSSLNLAEQVTRTYDVIFSSLPKDLFDQIFFVAENMQKKKLLSIWVPHGNSDKGHASYFMEGLIKEKIALVYGQKMIDFFIEKKVYDQLYAAIILGNYRWEFYSEHKAFYDPLAQKEIFSKLPRGEKTILYAPTWHDVEKSSSLNEAWSLLLEKLPDNWNLILKLHPNALQKPHEVEKIHHLAENKKNVLVIESFPPIYPLLNGVDIYLGDMSSIGYDFLTLKKPMFFLNQNKRDVAKDKGLYLFRCGVSLKPEEYANVFSLMQDDPNRFQKIQEEVYAYVFGEKRSKEELKQKIITTYERFLEDEFYLF, from the coding sequence ATGAATAAATACTCATGCGCCGGACTTATCTACGGCCCACACGCCCACCATTTAGACCACTTAGCAGTTCTCTGCATCTTGCTTGATATCCCCCTTATCGTGAGCGAACCTGAAATCGAAGAAGAGGCCAATCGCTACTATCCCCAGCTTGTCACATTTTGTATGTCAAGTCTTAATTTGGCTGAGCAAGTGACACGCACATATGATGTCATTTTTTCTTCCTTACCTAAAGACTTATTCGATCAGATTTTCTTCGTTGCAGAAAACATGCAAAAGAAAAAACTTCTCAGCATTTGGGTTCCTCATGGGAATTCCGATAAAGGGCACGCATCTTACTTTATGGAAGGGCTGATTAAAGAAAAAATCGCTCTTGTCTATGGGCAAAAGATGATTGATTTTTTCATCGAAAAAAAAGTTTATGATCAACTCTATGCAGCAATCATACTTGGCAATTACCGCTGGGAATTTTACTCTGAGCACAAAGCTTTTTACGATCCGCTTGCGCAAAAAGAGATCTTTTCCAAGCTTCCACGTGGAGAAAAAACAATTCTCTATGCACCCACTTGGCACGATGTGGAAAAATCTTCGTCCTTAAATGAGGCGTGGTCTCTTTTACTCGAAAAACTTCCTGACAACTGGAATTTGATTCTGAAATTGCATCCGAATGCCTTGCAGAAACCTCATGAAGTTGAAAAAATTCACCACTTAGCTGAAAACAAAAAAAATGTTTTAGTCATCGAATCTTTTCCCCCAATCTACCCTCTCTTGAACGGTGTCGATATATATCTAGGCGATATGTCTTCGATTGGTTATGATTTTCTCACGTTAAAAAAACCCATGTTTTTCTTAAACCAAAACAAACGGGATGTGGCAAAAGATAAAGGGCTTTATCTTTTCCGCTGCGGCGTTTCTCTAAAACCCGAAGAGTACGCAAATGTCTTTTCCTTGATGCAAGATGATCCAAATCGGTTTCAAAAAATTCAAGAAGAAGTGTATGCCTATGTCTTTGGAGAAAAACGGTCTAAAGAAGAACTCAAACAAAAGATTATTACGACTTATGAAAGGTTCCTCGAAGACGAATTCTATCTCTTCTGA